The following are from one region of the Nitrospirota bacterium genome:
- the sppA gene encoding signal peptide peptidase SppA, with product MVISLSLTLLQKKIPLRSRVALVRIEGPILDSRDIVEEIKEHTKDLSIKAIILRINSPGGAVAPSQEIYEEVKKAVAAKKVVVSMGSIAASGGYYIAAPADMIIANPGTLTGSIGVIMEIPNIEGLMSKIGITTEVIKSGKHKDMASAFRKMGPEERELLQGVMDNVHEQFITAVATGRKLKVEDVRAIADGRIFSGQQAQAQKLVDELGTLEDTIRKTAELVGISGEPDVVEKKEKTSFMELLKGRFPKELTDIFPTLRIKFLYTP from the coding sequence ATGGTGATAAGTCTGTCCCTTACGCTGTTGCAGAAGAAGATACCGCTCAGGAGCCGGGTTGCGCTGGTCAGGATTGAAGGTCCTATCCTCGATTCCAGGGATATCGTAGAGGAAATCAAGGAACATACCAAAGACCTCTCGATCAAGGCGATCATCCTCCGGATTAACAGCCCGGGCGGAGCAGTAGCCCCCTCTCAGGAAATCTATGAGGAAGTGAAAAAAGCTGTTGCGGCAAAGAAAGTTGTGGTATCCATGGGCTCCATCGCCGCATCCGGCGGCTACTATATTGCCGCCCCTGCTGACATGATCATTGCCAATCCCGGCACGTTGACCGGCTCCATAGGCGTGATCATGGAGATCCCGAACATCGAGGGCCTTATGTCCAAGATCGGGATCACGACGGAAGTGATCAAGAGCGGCAAACACAAGGACATGGCCTCGGCATTCAGAAAAATGGGGCCCGAAGAGCGGGAACTCCTTCAGGGCGTGATGGACAACGTGCACGAGCAGTTCATCACGGCAGTGGCAACCGGAAGAAAGCTGAAGGTCGAGGATGTAAGGGCAATTGCTGACGGCAGAATCTTCAGCGGCCAACAGGCACAAGCACAGAAGCTGGTTGATGAACTCGGCACACTCGAAGACACGATACGAAAAACAGCTGAACTGGTCGGCATTTCAGGAGAGCCGGACGTGGTGGAGAAAAAGGAAAAGACCTCTTTCATGGAACTCCTGAAGGGCAGATTCCCTAAAGAGCTTACGGATATTTTTCCGACACTCAGGATAAAATTTCTCTATACACCTTAG
- a CDS encoding integration host factor subunit beta has translation MTKSVLIEKVSEKVDGLTRNQTEIVVETVFESIKKALMNGEKIEIRGFGNFRLKNRNPRKARNPKTGESVDVPGKKVLYFKVGKALKEALNTK, from the coding sequence ATGACAAAGTCAGTCCTTATTGAAAAGGTCTCGGAAAAGGTTGACGGTCTTACACGAAACCAGACAGAGATCGTTGTCGAGACAGTGTTTGAAAGCATCAAAAAGGCTCTGATGAACGGCGAGAAGATCGAGATACGCGGGTTTGGAAACTTCCGGTTGAAGAACCGCAACCCAAGAAAGGCGAGGAACCCGAAGACCGGGGAGAGTGTTGACGTGCCCGGCAAGAAGGTCCTCTATTTCAAGGTCGGCAAAGCGCTCAAAGAAGCCCTGAACACAAAATAA
- a CDS encoding 30S ribosomal protein S1, translated as MDETMNNNEMERLYAETFQTISPGALLRAKVISIKADGVMADIGYKSEGFIRKEEFSEEELRQLKPGDTLEVYVEQMRDSEGMMRLSKERASKIKSWDSLEKAAQENSLIDGKIIEKTKGGMTVDIGDVKAFLPASQIDIKLIKDLDSLIGKIMSFRIIKMNSKRSNIIVSRRIILEEERSQKKGETLGKIVEGALIHGVVKNITDYGVFVDLGGLDGLLHISDISWGRISHPNEFFSVGDEIEVKVLKYDAEKEKVTLGFKQKNPDPWENIVAKYPVGARVKGKVVSITDYGAFIEIESGLEGLVHVSEIDWSPRPKHPSKYLSIGEMVEAAVLRVDQADRKLSLSIRQTKQSPWQLVREHYQPGQIVSGKVRSITDFGAFVGLPEGIDGLIHISDMSWTKHVKHPSELLKKGQKVDAVILSIDAEREKIALGLKQIEPDPWISRIPEQFKLGDEISGVVLKTTDFGIFLEMEGSVEGLIYSSEIIQPEGDPIKDGDHLRARIIRIDADERKIGLSMKHVGKTEH; from the coding sequence ATGGATGAAACGATGAACAACAACGAAATGGAGAGGCTCTACGCCGAGACGTTCCAGACGATCTCTCCTGGCGCGCTGCTGCGTGCCAAAGTGATCTCTATTAAGGCAGATGGTGTCATGGCCGACATCGGGTATAAGTCTGAGGGCTTTATCAGAAAAGAAGAGTTCTCCGAGGAAGAGCTGCGGCAGCTAAAGCCCGGTGATACCCTTGAGGTATATGTCGAACAGATGCGGGATTCCGAAGGCATGATGCGCCTTTCCAAAGAACGGGCATCAAAAATCAAGTCCTGGGATTCCCTAGAAAAAGCAGCGCAGGAAAACAGCCTCATCGATGGCAAGATCATTGAAAAGACCAAGGGCGGGATGACCGTTGATATCGGCGACGTCAAGGCCTTTCTTCCTGCTTCGCAGATCGATATCAAACTGATCAAGGACCTCGACAGTCTGATCGGAAAGATCATGTCCTTCAGAATCATCAAGATGAACAGCAAACGCTCCAACATCATCGTATCGCGAAGGATCATCCTTGAAGAGGAGCGGTCGCAGAAAAAGGGCGAAACCCTCGGCAAGATCGTTGAAGGCGCGCTTATTCATGGTGTCGTCAAGAATATCACGGACTACGGTGTATTCGTAGACCTCGGCGGGCTGGATGGACTTCTGCACATTTCGGACATCTCCTGGGGAAGAATAAGCCACCCCAATGAGTTCTTTTCCGTTGGCGATGAAATTGAAGTCAAGGTCCTGAAGTATGACGCTGAAAAAGAGAAAGTTACCCTCGGATTCAAACAGAAAAACCCTGACCCCTGGGAAAACATCGTAGCGAAATACCCGGTGGGTGCAAGGGTAAAAGGCAAGGTCGTGAGCATCACCGATTATGGGGCATTTATTGAGATCGAAAGCGGTCTTGAAGGTCTTGTCCATGTCTCTGAGATCGACTGGTCACCGAGACCAAAGCATCCGTCCAAATATCTGTCGATCGGTGAGATGGTAGAGGCTGCTGTCCTGAGAGTTGATCAGGCAGATCGCAAACTCTCTCTCAGCATTCGCCAGACAAAACAGAGTCCCTGGCAGCTGGTCAGGGAACATTATCAGCCCGGGCAGATCGTATCAGGAAAAGTCAGAAGCATCACTGACTTCGGCGCCTTCGTAGGCCTCCCGGAAGGTATCGATGGCCTCATCCATATATCCGACATGTCCTGGACAAAACACGTAAAACATCCTTCAGAGCTTCTGAAAAAGGGGCAAAAGGTCGATGCAGTCATCCTCTCTATCGATGCCGAAAGAGAAAAAATTGCACTCGGCCTGAAACAGATCGAGCCCGATCCCTGGATCAGCAGGATCCCGGAGCAGTTCAAGCTCGGCGATGAGATTTCCGGTGTAGTGCTGAAGACAACTGATTTTGGCATTTTTCTCGAAATGGAAGGCAGCGTTGAAGGACTTATCTATTCCTCTGAGATCATACAGCCGGAGGGAGACCCGATCAAGGATGGCGACCATCTCAGGGCCCGCATCATCAGGATAGACGCGGACGAACGGAAGATCGGCCTCAGCATGAAACATGTGGGAAAGACTGAACATTGA